The following proteins come from a genomic window of Micromonospora echinofusca:
- the dnaB gene encoding replicative DNA helicase, whose product MEGEPVSVTDDMRADSRAGGGQASPPPQRDGQFDKTPPQDVAAEQCVLGGMLLSKDAIADVVEILKTNDFYRPVHATIFDTILEIYGRGEPADSITVAAALADSGDLVRIGGAPYLHTLIASVPTAANAAYYARIVSERAVLRRLVEAGTKIVQLGYGTSQGGSRDVDDIVDLAQQAVYDVTERRVSEDFAVLADMLQPTLDEIEAVGAQGGVMTGVPTGFTDLDRLLNGLHAGQLVIVAGRPGLGKALALDTPLPTPTGWTTMGDVKIGDELLSADGLPTKVTAAFEVRHDRPCYEVEFSDGSVIVADGEHLWKTTTRASRRAAPARRSNHWSPEAIERLHRAAARATPSDDVTIAELAAVLGPEFTHTAQRVAHDIADESPVVMRRRPRVRPARAYPARRLYRQLLDRVEQWSESLAAAELHDVVTTEQIRATLRTNTADRRLNHAVENAAALRLPERELPLAPYTLGVWLGDGHSAEGRVTTVDPEILAGIESDGFEVRPSGPMVYTIRPPRLPAIPDRECVVCHAVFTPRGPAVHTCGQSCGGRSKGLVPAARREGCAHCGRVDASAWNASRRCRDCHKRYGSFRGYLRAAGVLGDKHIPAAYLRASEAQRRALLAGLLDTDGTVTVSGNVQFTTTSPRLAEDVHELVVSLGYRCSISRKAVEGRTAESSIAFNLNFTTRDEVFHLPRKREAHRLRRRSESNSRTDSRFIVDVRPVPSVPVRCVTVDNPEHLYLAGRAMIPTHNSTASMDFARNAAIRANQASAIFSLEMSKVEIVMRLLSAEARVPLHVLRSGQLSDDDWTKLARCMGEISEAPLFVDDTPSMNLMEIRAKARRLKQRHDLKLIVVDYLQLMTSPKRTESRQQEVADLSRGLKLLAKEVECPVIAVSQLNRGPEQRTDKRPQLSDLRESGSIEQDADVVILLHRDDYYDKESPRAGEADFIVAKHRNGPTDTVTVAAQLHLSRFVDMAIV is encoded by the coding sequence GTGGAGGGGGAACCCGTGTCGGTCACCGACGACATGCGGGCGGACTCGCGAGCGGGTGGGGGGCAGGCGTCCCCGCCGCCGCAGCGCGACGGCCAGTTCGACAAGACCCCGCCCCAGGACGTCGCCGCCGAGCAGTGCGTGCTCGGCGGCATGCTGCTGTCCAAGGACGCCATCGCCGACGTCGTCGAGATCCTGAAGACCAACGACTTCTACCGGCCGGTGCACGCCACCATCTTCGACACCATCCTGGAGATCTACGGCCGCGGCGAGCCGGCCGACTCCATCACCGTGGCGGCGGCCCTGGCCGACTCCGGCGATCTCGTACGCATCGGCGGCGCCCCCTACCTGCACACGCTGATCGCCAGCGTGCCCACCGCCGCGAACGCGGCGTACTACGCCCGGATCGTCAGCGAGCGGGCGGTCCTGCGGCGCCTCGTCGAGGCCGGGACCAAGATCGTGCAACTGGGCTACGGCACGAGCCAGGGCGGCAGCCGCGACGTCGACGACATCGTGGACCTCGCCCAGCAGGCGGTCTACGACGTCACGGAGCGCCGCGTCAGCGAGGACTTCGCCGTACTCGCCGACATGCTCCAGCCGACGCTGGACGAGATCGAGGCGGTGGGCGCCCAGGGCGGCGTCATGACCGGCGTCCCCACCGGCTTCACCGACCTGGACCGGCTGCTCAACGGCCTGCACGCGGGGCAGCTCGTGATCGTTGCCGGACGCCCCGGTTTGGGAAAGGCGCTCGCGCTGGACACCCCGCTTCCCACGCCGACAGGCTGGACAACGATGGGGGACGTCAAGATTGGCGACGAGTTGCTCAGCGCTGACGGCCTGCCGACGAAGGTCACCGCCGCGTTCGAGGTACGGCACGACCGACCGTGCTACGAGGTCGAGTTCTCCGACGGCTCGGTGATCGTTGCCGACGGCGAACACCTGTGGAAGACCACTACGCGGGCGAGTCGCCGCGCGGCCCCCGCCCGCCGGAGCAACCACTGGTCTCCCGAAGCCATCGAACGACTACACCGGGCCGCCGCACGCGCCACGCCCAGCGACGATGTCACGATCGCGGAGTTGGCCGCCGTACTCGGCCCGGAGTTCACGCACACCGCTCAACGGGTGGCGCATGACATCGCTGACGAGTCGCCCGTCGTCATGCGCAGGCGCCCGCGTGTGCGCCCGGCCAGGGCGTATCCGGCCCGCCGCCTCTACCGCCAGTTGCTGGATCGCGTCGAGCAGTGGTCGGAGAGCCTGGCGGCGGCGGAGTTGCACGACGTGGTGACGACGGAGCAGATACGAGCGACCCTGCGTACGAACACGGCCGACCGACGACTCAATCATGCGGTCGAGAACGCCGCCGCACTCCGCCTTCCGGAACGCGAACTCCCGCTTGCGCCGTACACGCTCGGCGTCTGGCTCGGCGACGGCCACTCGGCGGAAGGAAGGGTCACCACCGTCGACCCGGAGATTCTGGCCGGAATCGAGTCCGACGGCTTCGAGGTCAGGCCTTCGGGGCCGATGGTCTACACCATTCGTCCGCCGCGGCTGCCCGCGATCCCCGACCGTGAATGCGTCGTCTGCCACGCGGTCTTCACGCCTCGTGGCCCGGCGGTCCACACCTGCGGCCAGTCGTGCGGGGGCCGGTCGAAGGGACTCGTCCCTGCGGCACGGCGCGAAGGTTGCGCCCACTGCGGGAGAGTGGACGCCAGCGCCTGGAACGCAAGTCGCAGGTGCCGTGACTGCCACAAGCGTTACGGCTCCTTCCGTGGTTACCTGCGGGCGGCCGGGGTGTTGGGCGACAAGCACATCCCCGCCGCGTACCTGCGGGCCTCGGAGGCGCAGCGGCGAGCGCTGCTGGCCGGGCTGCTCGACACCGACGGCACCGTGACCGTCAGCGGGAACGTGCAGTTCACCACGACGTCCCCCCGCCTCGCCGAGGACGTGCACGAGTTGGTCGTCAGTCTCGGATACCGCTGCTCGATCAGTCGGAAGGCCGTCGAGGGGCGCACCGCGGAAAGCTCGATCGCCTTCAACTTGAACTTCACGACGAGGGACGAAGTGTTCCACCTGCCCCGCAAGCGGGAGGCGCACCGGCTGCGGCGCCGCAGCGAGAGCAACTCCCGGACGGACAGCCGTTTCATCGTCGACGTCCGACCTGTGCCGAGCGTGCCGGTCCGGTGCGTCACGGTGGACAATCCGGAGCACCTCTACCTAGCGGGTCGGGCGATGATCCCGACACACAACAGCACCGCGAGCATGGACTTCGCGCGCAACGCCGCGATTCGGGCAAATCAGGCGTCGGCCATCTTCTCGCTGGAGATGAGCAAGGTCGAGATCGTCATGCGGCTGCTGTCGGCCGAGGCGCGCGTGCCCCTGCACGTCCTGCGCAGCGGCCAGCTCTCCGACGACGACTGGACCAAGCTCGCCCGCTGCATGGGCGAGATCAGCGAGGCGCCGCTCTTCGTCGACGACACGCCGAGCATGAACCTGATGGAGATCCGGGCCAAGGCGCGCCGGCTCAAGCAGCGGCACGACCTCAAGCTGATCGTGGTCGACTATCTCCAGCTGATGACCTCTCCGAAGCGCACCGAGAGTCGGCAGCAGGAGGTCGCGGACCTCTCCCGTGGCCTCAAGCTGCTCGCCAAGGAGGTCGAGTGCCCGGTGATCGCGGTGAGTCAGCTGAACCGTGGCCCGGAGCAGCGCACCGACAAGCGACCGCAGCTGTCCGACTTGCGTGAAAGTGGATCAATTGAGCAGGATGCCGACGTTGTCATCCTGCTGCACCGTGACGACTACTACGACAAGGAGTCACCGCGGGCCGGGGAGGCGGATTTCATTGTTGCCAAGCACAGAAATGGTCCGACCGATACGGTGACGGTGGCCGCGCAACTCCACCTGTCGCGCTTCGTGGACATGGCAATCGTCTGA